The genomic DNA TTTCCGCTTTTACCAATTCGTCGGTTATTTCAGTTCAGGCGCCACAACGTTTCCATTTCCTCGGCCGGCCGGGGTCGAGGCCTTTCTGCCGATCTCTGGCTTGCTTGGTGTCAAGGATTGGCTGGTCAACGGCGCCATCAACCAGATTCACCCGGCTGCGGTTGTCATATTCATCACGGCAATTACCGTGTCGCTGCTGCTCAAACGGGCCTTCTGCTCCTGGATCTGTCCGGTGGGAGCCGTATCAGAACTGCTTTGGAAAACAGGGTTCCGGGCGACCAAGCGCAACTTCCGGCCGCCAACCTGGCTCGACCTTCCGTTGCGCGGGCTCAAATACCTGCTGCTCACTTTCTTTCTGGCATCGATCCTCTGGAAAATGCCGGCAGCAGCGGTGGCCGATTTCATTACCAGCGATTACCACAAAGTCGCAGATGTCCGACTACTGGATTTTTTTCTCGGGATGTCCGGATTGCCCCTTACCGTCATTAGCATTCTCGTCCTGCTCTCCATACCCCTGAAGAACGCCTTCTGCCGTTATCTCTGCCCGTACGGTGCGCTGTTGGGGCTGACCTCGATGCTGTCGCCGCTCAAGGTAACCCGCAGTAAAGCAGCCTGCGTCTCCTGCGGGGTCTGCAGCCAGTTTTGCCCTTCGTATCTCCCGGTTATGGCCAAAGAGCGGATCCACTCGCCGGAATGTATCGGCTGCTGGCGCTGTATCAGCAACTGCCGAGCTGCCGGGGCGCTGGAAATGAAACTTACCGGTGGCAGGATCGCCATTGCCGGGGCGCTCTTTGCCGTTCTAGTTGTGGGCATTTTCTGGGGTGGTTCAATTATCGGTAAGGCCACCGGTCACTGGCATAATAGTATAAGCGCTGCCGAGTATGCCCGATTGCTAAAGAGATAAAAAAAGGGCGCCTCATGCAGGCGCCCTTTTGCTACAGCTTGCCGGATAATCCGGTGCTTACCCTTCATCTTCCTCGCCGATGGCGATCTCGCGGTAAGCCCTGTCCTCTTCGAATCGCTTGGTCTGTGCCTGCTGGCGCTCGATGTCGGACTTGCACTTGACGCAATGACGGGCAAACGGCAACGCCTTGAGCCTTCCCAGGGGGATCTCTTCCTCGCACTCCTCGCAAATGCCATACTCGCCCTCGTCAAGCCGCAACAAGGCCTCGTCGATACTGACCAGCTTTTCACGCTCACGATCGCCGAGCAGCATGCCGAGTTCACGGTCACGCTCGCTGGAGGCCTGGTCGTAAATATCACCGCTCGGCTCACCAGTGACAACATTTGCCCCGGATTTCATCGCCTTGGTTATCTCGTTAAGCGCGTCCTCTTTCATCTTCAGGAGGATCGCCTTCATTTCTGACTGTTTATCAACCATGTGCAGTAAACTCCAATATGATTAAATGGCCCCTCAGGGCGACGAAATAATACAGCAATTTCTTCGCTTGTCAAGGGAAAAGCCGCAACGGCAACATACTGATATTACTCAGATATTATCTCACCAATCAGATCATAGTCCGAGGAGTCGGTAATCTTGAGCTTTACAATATCCCCTACATCCGCCTGCCCGGCGGTAATGTAGACCTGGCCGTCAATATCCGGGGCCTGGCGCGAGGTTCGCCCTTTCAACAGCAATTCGGTCTCCTCGCTGTATCCCTCAACCAGGACATCCTCAATCAGATCCACCAGGCGGCGGTTCCGTTTGAACGACAACCGGGCCTGAGCCCGCATCAACTTCTTGTAGCGATCGCGCTTGATCCGCTCCGATACCTGGTCCGGCATCTCGGCAGCAGGAGTCCCCTCCTCGCGAGAGTAACAGAATACCCCGAGCCGGTCGAACTGAGATTCTTCCACAAAATGAAGCAGCTTCTTGAAATCCTCCTCGGTCTCGCCCGGAAAACCGACAATCAGCGAGGTCCTGAGGGCAATGCCTGGCACCTCGGCACGGATCTTCGGAATAAGCGCCCGGATATCCTCCTCCGAGCTGCGCCGGTTCATCCGTTTCAGCACCGGGTCGCTGATATGCTGCAAGGGGATATCGAGATACTTGCAGACCTTCTCCCCCTCACGGATCACCGTCAGCAGGCCGTCGGTGATCCCGTCGGGATAGGCGTAGAGCAGCCGGATCCAGCGGAGCCCGCCAATACCGTGCAGCTCCTTGATCAGCCATTCGAGATTGATCCCACCCTCAAGATCGCTCCCATAAAGGGTGATGTCCTGCGCCACCAGGTTCAGCTCCCGGGCGCCATTGGCAACAAGGCGCCGCGCCTCTTCCAAGACCAGCTTGGGCGGTCGGGAGCGAAAGCCACCGCGCAACGAAGGGATGACGCAATATGAACAGCAGTTGGAACACCCCTCGGCAATCTTCAGGTAGGCGGTGTAGAGCGGGGTAGACTGCATCCTGGGCAGTTCGGTATCGTACAGGTAGTTGGGATCGCCGGTATAGAGAATCTGGCCTTCGGCCTCGTCCTTTTCGGCAATGATCTCGGCAATGCGCGGATAGTCACCGGTGCCGACGAAGATGTCCACTTCGGGAAGCTCTTTGGCAAGCTCTTGCTGGTAGCGTTGCGGCAGACAACCGGCAACGATCAGCAGCCGGCAGTTACCGTCCTGCTTCCGGTCAGCCAGGTCGAGGATGGTGTCGACGCTCTCCTGCTTCGCCTCTTTGATGAACGAGCAGGTATTGACGATGATGATATCGGCCTCGTGCTCATCGGTGGTGATCATATAACCGTTCTGGGAGAGGTAACCAAGCATCACCTCCGCATCCACCAGGTTCTTCGGGCAGCCGAGGCTGACCATGCTGACTTTTTGCTGAGTCTTCTCCAAATGATCCCCCATTACTCTCTGAAATTCACGAACTGCATCTCGATATCGAGGTCTTTTCCTTTGAGCAGGGCAATGGTCTCCTGCAGGTCGTCGCGGTTCTTGCCGGTGACTCGCACCTGCTCATCCTGGATCTGGGCCTGGACCTTGATCTTGCTTTCCTTGATAACGGCGATGATCTCCTTGCCCTTCTCCTTGGAGACCCCCTGCTGGATGGTGATGATCTGGCGCACCATGCCGCCGGAGGCGTTTTCGGCCTTGCCGTACTGAAGGGCCTTGATGGAGATGCCGCGCTTGAAGAACTTGGACTGGAGAATGTCGATCACGGCCTTGAGCTTGAAGTCGTCATCGGCCAGCACCTTGATGCTGTCCTTTTCCTGGGTGATCTCGCTCTTCGACCCCTTGAAGTCGTAGCGCTGGGCAATCTCCTTGACGGTCTGATTAACCGCGTTGTCGACCTCCTGCATGTCCACCTTGGAAACGATGTCGAATGACGGCATGTAAAGATCCTCCTGTAATAAAAATTAAGGCTTTATGACTTCCACTCCTGCCGGAACTTTGAACTGAAACCTGCCAGTGGAGAGCCCCTGATTGACCTTGACCTTTGAATAGTCAATGGCAGTGCGATTCCCCAGCTGGTCGAAAATTACCGACGAGACAATCGGGAAAGGATCTTCTGCCTCGCCGTTTTTGCGGAATTTCTCAACCGAACCGGCAGGTACGGTCAACTGGAGCTTGGCAAAAGCCTGGCCGGCTTTTTTCGGCACCAGTTCAAGCAGGTAGTTGCCCTTGGCATCACGCCCCTTAGCGACAAAACTTATTTTGAAGTCCCGCGATACATTGCCGAGACCGGTGAGGTAGTTGAGCGCCACCCCCCCCTGGGCCAGCATGCTCTTGACATCGCTGATCATGACCTGTTTATTTTCCGGGATATAGAACCAGACCTGCTTGCCGTCAGAAACGATCTGCTGTTTCGGTTTGCGGTAGTCAAAACGAAACATGGCGGCATCGCCGGAGGGCATGCGCATGAGGAGTTCGCCCCCCCCTTTTTCATCCCTCTTGATTGCTGCCAGCGTGGTCTTCTGACTGAAATCCGCCTGCAGGTCCCGCAACTGCCGGTACCCCTGCTCGACGGTTGCAATCACATCCTTGAGCTCTGCAGAACCAGTAGCGGCAGCCTGCGCCTCCCCCCCCATGGCAACAAGCGCCAGGGTAACCATTGACAGCACGATTCTCTTCATCAGCATGAATAATCCTCTCGCAAAAAAGGCGACACAGCCGGATGTCGCCTCATAATGACGCCTCAAGGCCTACCGGTACTGCCGGGAGGCCGGACCGTCTGCACATCGGCCGGGATGCTGAAGCTGAACAACAGGTCGCCGAGACCAGTATTGGGCCTGATGTTGCTGAACTCCATGACCGTGGCATTCCCCTTGTGATCGATAACCGTGGTGGAGAGAATGGGGAAGGCCAGTTGAGGATAATCCTTCATCCGGTTGCCTTTGTTGTTCGGATTGATGATGTGACGGTTATTGTACTGGACATAGCGCGTCACCGCATCCTTGTTGACCACAATGAACAGCTTTTCCACCGTTTCCATCGCCTGACGCGGAGTCAGTTCGAGGATATAGTTGCCGTTCATATCCCGCCCCTGGGTGGAATAGGTAATCTGAAAGTCCCTGGAGATCCGCGGCAGTCCCTGCAGGAAGGTGAAACCCCGATTTCTTGTCGGATCGGAATACTGGGGGTCAAAGAACGAGGTCATGTCGCTGAGAATAACCTGGCGGTTAGCCGGGAGATAGGTCCAGAGCGAGATCCCGTCGGTAACTATTTCATGTCTCGTGGGGCGGAAATACTCAAAACGGAACTTGAGCGGATCACGGTGTTTGTAATCGGCATTCTTGAACAGAAACTCGCCGTCAGCCATCATCTCCTTCGGGGTTTTCCCGGCCATGATGGTCTTCTGGACAAAATCCGCCGAGAGGTCATAAAGGAAGATCGTGTCGTCACTGTAACGGCTGTCAGCTTCACTGGAAAAAGACTTTTCCACGGTGTCGATCACATCCCTGAGGCTGACGGCAACACGCGGCAAAGAAGGTGTCTGGGCAAAAGCAGTTGCGGCGCACCCCAAAAGCAAGACCATACCCAAGAAAAGAGCCCGGAAATTAATCATATGCACCCTCCTGTACCGGGGGATTGTGCCACAACTGCGACCGCCACGCAACCACTTATAGCAAGGTTGCCGGGTCAAGAACAAAGACGATCTCGCCATCGCCGAGAATCCCGCCTCCAGCGAGCCCACGCAACCGGCTAAGCGGTCTGCCCACAGGCTTTACGTGGATCTCCCGGTGGCCGATCACCCGGTCAACAATGAGCCCCACCAGTTTCCCCTTGATCATTGTCACTATCACCGGAATGAACCCGGACATTGGGCTCTTCCCAGGGGCCCTGATAATCCGGTTAAGGCTGAGCAGCGGAATTTCCGCATCGTCAAGGAGGAGATAGGCCCGTCGCTCGCGCACCAAGATCTGCTCTTTGGTTATTTCCAGGGTCCTGAGGACAGCATTGACCGGAATTGCCATCTTGAACCCACCGGTACCAATCAACAGCACATTGATGATGGCGATGTTGAGAGGAAGGCGGAGCGTCATCCTGCTGCCGCTGCCGGGCTCGGAGCTTATGGCAAGACTGCCGCCCAAGGTCTGAACCGTTGCCCGGACCGCATCCATCCCTACCCCGCGCCCAGAAACATCGGTGACTTGCGCGGCAGTAGAGAATCCGGCGAGGCAGGTCAGCATCAAAGCCTCTTCAGGTGCGAGCTGCGCCCCCTGCTCGGCAGTCAAAAGCCCCTTGGCCACAGCAGATGCGACAAGGGCGTCAGGATCCATTCCCCGGCCATCATCCTCAACAACGATAACAGCCTGATCCTTCTCGCGGCGGACCGCAAGCCGGATACGGCCTACCGTTTTTTTGCCGGCGAGCAAGCGCGCTTCCGTGGATTCAATACCATGGTCCACTGCGTTGCGCAGGATATGGAGCAGCGGATCGGCCAGTTCTTCAAGGACCCCTCGGTCCAGCTCAATCTCCTTTCCCTCAACGACAAAGGAGATCTCCTTTCCTTGCTTGCGGGCAAGATCGCGGACCACGCGGGGAAAGCGTTCGGCCAGCGTGGCAAAAGGCATCAGACGAGCCTGCATCACCGTCTGGTGTAGCTCTCTGAGCAGTTTGCCGAGATCATTGAGGGTCTCCTTCAACCGTGGCGCTTCAACCCCCTGAGTTATGTTCAGCAGCCGGTGTTTGCTGGTGAACAGTTCACCGGTGGTGTCGATCAATCGATCGAGAATCTCGGTCCTGACCCGGACGGTATGAATCGGTTCAGGCACGGCATCGGTGACTTGCTGAACAGGTTTGGCAGCTACAACAGGTTCGAGCAGAGGTGGAGCTTCGGCAGGCACGGTTGTTGGCGAAAAGCTTGCCAGCCGCTCTGATATCGGGCCGATGTCGGCACTAAACGGCCGTTGCGTCTCGACATCGTCCAGCAGCAAGGCCACCAGATCGGCCCCTTCCAGCAGCAGCGCGGCGATCTCCGAGCTGAAAGGGAACTCCCCGCTGCGGACCCTGGTCATCAGGTCTTCCATGCGATGGGCCAGATCGGCAATCTGGCCGTATTCCATCGAGGCGGCCATCCCCTTCAGGGAATGGGCCGACCGGAACAGGGCATTGATTTTTTCCTGATCGCCGGGAACCTCTTCGAGGGCAGCGATCATCCCGTTCAGGGTCTGCAAGTGCTCCCTGGCCTCAGCGAGAAACAGTTCCCGGTACTGGGACATATCCATGTCAGGCGGTTTCCTCCAAACCGGTAAATGTCCTCTGCATCGTCAACAGATCAGTTTCCAGTTTATCGATAAGGGCCTCTGCCGAGATAAGCAGTACTTCATTGCCGGCTATCTCCAGAACGGCCACCGTCGGGCTTTCGCCTCCGCCCACCAGGGCGGCATCGGCAGAAGGGAGCACCCGCTCCACATCTT from Geoanaerobacter pelophilus includes the following:
- a CDS encoding 4Fe-4S binding protein — protein: MHQKYVQPLRIAIQWGFLIFCLFIGFRFYQFVGYFSSGATTFPFPRPAGVEAFLPISGLLGVKDWLVNGAINQIHPAAVVIFITAITVSLLLKRAFCSWICPVGAVSELLWKTGFRATKRNFRPPTWLDLPLRGLKYLLLTFFLASILWKMPAAAVADFITSDYHKVADVRLLDFFLGMSGLPLTVISILVLLSIPLKNAFCRYLCPYGALLGLTSMLSPLKVTRSKAACVSCGVCSQFCPSYLPVMAKERIHSPECIGCWRCISNCRAAGALEMKLTGGRIAIAGALFAVLVVGIFWGGSIIGKATGHWHNSISAAEYARLLKR
- a CDS encoding TraR/DksA family transcriptional regulator; this encodes MVDKQSEMKAILLKMKEDALNEITKAMKSGANVVTGEPSGDIYDQASSERDRELGMLLGDREREKLVSIDEALLRLDEGEYGICEECEEEIPLGRLKALPFARHCVKCKSDIERQQAQTKRFEEDRAYREIAIGEEDEG
- the rimO gene encoding 30S ribosomal protein S12 methylthiotransferase RimO, which translates into the protein MVSLGCPKNLVDAEVMLGYLSQNGYMITTDEHEADIIIVNTCSFIKEAKQESVDTILDLADRKQDGNCRLLIVAGCLPQRYQQELAKELPEVDIFVGTGDYPRIAEIIAEKDEAEGQILYTGDPNYLYDTELPRMQSTPLYTAYLKIAEGCSNCCSYCVIPSLRGGFRSRPPKLVLEEARRLVANGARELNLVAQDITLYGSDLEGGINLEWLIKELHGIGGLRWIRLLYAYPDGITDGLLTVIREGEKVCKYLDIPLQHISDPVLKRMNRRSSEEDIRALIPKIRAEVPGIALRTSLIVGFPGETEEDFKKLLHFVEESQFDRLGVFCYSREEGTPAAEMPDQVSERIKRDRYKKLMRAQARLSFKRNRRLVDLIEDVLVEGYSEETELLLKGRTSRQAPDIDGQVYITAGQADVGDIVKLKITDSSDYDLIGEIISE
- a CDS encoding YajQ family cyclic di-GMP-binding protein — translated: MPSFDIVSKVDMQEVDNAVNQTVKEIAQRYDFKGSKSEITQEKDSIKVLADDDFKLKAVIDILQSKFFKRGISIKALQYGKAENASGGMVRQIITIQQGVSKEKGKEIIAVIKESKIKVQAQIQDEQVRVTGKNRDDLQETIALLKGKDLDIEMQFVNFRE
- a CDS encoding LolA family protein, with translation MLMKRIVLSMVTLALVAMGGEAQAAATGSAELKDVIATVEQGYRQLRDLQADFSQKTTLAAIKRDEKGGGELLMRMPSGDAAMFRFDYRKPKQQIVSDGKQVWFYIPENKQVMISDVKSMLAQGGVALNYLTGLGNVSRDFKISFVAKGRDAKGNYLLELVPKKAGQAFAKLQLTVPAGSVEKFRKNGEAEDPFPIVSSVIFDQLGNRTAIDYSKVKVNQGLSTGRFQFKVPAGVEVIKP
- a CDS encoding LolA family protein; amino-acid sequence: MINFRALFLGMVLLLGCAATAFAQTPSLPRVAVSLRDVIDTVEKSFSSEADSRYSDDTIFLYDLSADFVQKTIMAGKTPKEMMADGEFLFKNADYKHRDPLKFRFEYFRPTRHEIVTDGISLWTYLPANRQVILSDMTSFFDPQYSDPTRNRGFTFLQGLPRISRDFQITYSTQGRDMNGNYILELTPRQAMETVEKLFIVVNKDAVTRYVQYNNRHIINPNNKGNRMKDYPQLAFPILSTTVIDHKGNATVMEFSNIRPNTGLGDLLFSFSIPADVQTVRPPGSTGRP
- a CDS encoding chemotaxis protein CheA, with amino-acid sequence MDMSQYRELFLAEAREHLQTLNGMIAALEEVPGDQEKINALFRSAHSLKGMAASMEYGQIADLAHRMEDLMTRVRSGEFPFSSEIAALLLEGADLVALLLDDVETQRPFSADIGPISERLASFSPTTVPAEAPPLLEPVVAAKPVQQVTDAVPEPIHTVRVRTEILDRLIDTTGELFTSKHRLLNITQGVEAPRLKETLNDLGKLLRELHQTVMQARLMPFATLAERFPRVVRDLARKQGKEISFVVEGKEIELDRGVLEELADPLLHILRNAVDHGIESTEARLLAGKKTVGRIRLAVRREKDQAVIVVEDDGRGMDPDALVASAVAKGLLTAEQGAQLAPEEALMLTCLAGFSTAAQVTDVSGRGVGMDAVRATVQTLGGSLAISSEPGSGSRMTLRLPLNIAIINVLLIGTGGFKMAIPVNAVLRTLEITKEQILVRERRAYLLLDDAEIPLLSLNRIIRAPGKSPMSGFIPVIVTMIKGKLVGLIVDRVIGHREIHVKPVGRPLSRLRGLAGGGILGDGEIVFVLDPATLL